Genomic window (Mesorhizobium sp. M4B.F.Ca.ET.058.02.1.1):
GTGTGGCGGACGCTCGGCCGGATCCGATAGAGCCAGGAGCGCTCGTTGGTGCCGCGCGGCGCGGTGAAAGGCGAGCCCGAAAGCTGCTCGGCATAGAGCCCGTAGGCCGGCCGCTGCGGCGAGTTTCGCCCCTGCGGCAGCGAGCCGGGCAGCGTCTCAGTCTCGAAATCGTTGCCGAAGCCCGGCATGTAGGAAAAGCCCATCCGATCCTCCCTGATCACCGTCTTAGCCTCGCATAGCGCGGCCTGCCGGCGATGTTGACCAAACTGGTTTCATTTGTAACCATCGAAAATGTAACTATCAACGGCTGACGCGACAGTGGTGCGCCTATGGAACCGGAAATCCTCGAGTTGGAAAACTTCCTGCCCTACCGGCTCTATCGGCTGGCCGACGCGGTCAGCCGCGAATTCTCGAAAATCTACCGGGATCGCCATGACCTGACCCGGCCGGAATGGCGCACGCTTTCGGGCCTCGGCCAGCACGGCACGATGACGGCGACGGCGCTCGGCGAGCAGTCGGCCATGCACAAGACCAAGGTCTCGCGCGCGGTGGCGGAGTTGGAGCGGCGGCGCTGGCTGACGCGCACGCCCGACGAGAAAGACCGCCGCGTCGAGCATCTGGCGCTGACCAAGGCGGGGCTTGCCGCCTATCGCGAGATGGTGCCGCTGGCGAAGGCGTTTGAGAGGGAGTTGCTGGGGAAACTCGGAGCGGAAGAGCGAGGAGCGATTGTGAAGGGCGTAGCGGAGCTCGAAACTTGTTTGGGACCAGACAAAGTTGGTGCTAATCACGTTGGGCTAAAGGGCTGAATCAGGAGCATATGGATGGCTTGGCTTCCAAAGAGATTTCTCGCCGGAGGGCCGCCCGGATCCGGTAACTCCAACAACCTCTATCGAAAATCGGTCTACACCAAAGAGCTCGGCGAGCCCGATCAACTCTTTCCAAGCAAAGGGCCTGACGATGTTGAGGTTCTTGCGTTTCGTAGAGACTTCTCGCTCATTGATCCCGCCGGCAACGGCTTTGTACTCCTAACCAACGGTATGAGCGACCGGCGCATGGCTACCCCGTCAACGGCAGGCGAGAACATTGAGCGGCGAGCCGAACTGATGTGGTATGTTCGCGAGCCTGACTCAAACATCATCAGCAATCTCAAATGGCTGGCGGAGTATCCCTTTATCGACAATACATGGTTGGGCTTTGGTCACCGCATTGAAATGCCTTGGTCGCCCGTCTCGGGCACGGATTTCAGAATTTTCATGTTTTTGACCCCTGTCATTGCACCCGATAAACGCATTGCAGAAGCGCTGACCATTGACCACGATGACGTCACCATCCTTTGCGCCCATTTGATCTCCGCTGCCGAGTATGAATTCATCAAGACGGTCGGGTTGGACCCATTCTTGGACATGCTCGACGAGCGTCATTATCCCACCGTTTTAGACCCCAAACGGACGTCCTATGTCTAGCGGCAGGTGCCTGCGGCGCTTTGCTTTCGCTTTCGCCCCGGTAGCGCTCACCAGTCCATCACAACCTTACCCGAATTGCCGCTCCGCATCGCATCGAACCCGACCTGAAAATCGTCGATGCCGATGCGGTGGGTGATCAGGCCCGAGACGTCTAGCGGCCCCTGCACCAGGGCGATCATCTTGTACCAGGTCTCGAACATCTCGCGGCCGTAGATGCCCTTGAGATGCAGCATCTTGAAGATGACCTTGTTCCAATCGATCTCGAAGCCGGTCGGCGCGATGCCGAGGATGGCGATCTTGCCGCCATTGTTCATGGTGTCGATCATGTCGCGGAAGGCGGGGGCGGCGCCGGACATCTCCAGGCCGACGTCAAAGCCCTCGGTCATGCCGAGCTTCGGCATGACGTCGCGCAGCTTTTCCTTCGAGGCGTCGACGACGTGCTGGACGCCGAGCTTGCGCGCCAGGTCCAGCCGGACCGGATTGATGTCGGTGATGACCACCTTTCGCGCGCCGACGCATTGCGCCACCAGCGCGCCCATGATGCCGATCGGCCCGGCGCCGGTGACCAGCACGTCCTCGCCGACCAGATCGAAGGACAATGCGGTGTGGACGGCATTGCCCAAGGGATCGAAGATCGCCGCGATCTCGTCGGGCACGTCGTCGGGGATCGGCACGACATTGTGCTGCGGGATCGCCACGTATTCGCCGAAGGCGCCGGGCCGGTTGACGCCAACGCCGAGCGTGTTGCGGCAGAGATGCCCTCGCCCCGCCCGGCAGTTGCGGCAATGGCCGCAGACGATGTGGCCTTCGCCCGAGACGCGCTGGCCGAGCTTGTATTCGGTGACCGCGGCGCCGAAATCGGCGACCGTGCCGACGAACTCATGGCCCGTCACCATCGGCACCGGCACCGTCTTCTGCGCCCACTGGTCCCAATTGTAGATGTGCACGTCGGTGCCGCAGATCGCGGTCTTCCTGACCTTGATCAGCACGTCGTTGGGACCGATCTCCGGCACCGGCACCTCTTCCATCCAGATGCCCGGCTCGGCCTTGGCCTTAACCAGCGCCTTCATCATGTTGGACATTCTTTTGTTCCTTGAATCTCTTGATCCGGAATCGTTTTTCGGCGCTCAGGAAATCACGCCGAGCTCCCGTCCCACTGCGCCGAACGCCTCGACCGCGCGATCGATATCAGCGATGGAATGGGCGGCAGACATCTGGGTGCGGATGCGCGCCTGACCCTTCGGCACCACCGGGAAGGAGAAGCCGATGACGTAGATGCCGCGCTTCAGCATGCGCGCGGCCATCTCCTGTGCCAGAGCCGCATCGCCCAGCATCACCGGGATGATCGGATGGTCCGCGCCGGCGAGCGTAAAGCCGAGCTTGCCCATTTCGGAGCGGAACCGTTCCGCATTGGCATAGAGGCGCTCGCGCAAGGCGCCGCCATTGCGGATCATGTCGAACACCTTGATCGAGGCGCCGGCGATCGCTGGCATCAGCGTGTTGGAGAACAGATAGGGCCGCGAGCGCTGGCGCAGCCAGTCGACCACCTGGGCTTTGCCCGAGGTATAGCCGCCGGACGCGCCACCCAGCGCCTTGCCGAGCGTGCCGGTGATGATGTCCACCCTGCCTTCGACGCCGCAATGCTCGGCCGAACCGCGGCCATGTTTGCCGACGAAGCCGACCGCATGGCTGTCGTCGACCATCACCATGGCATCGTATTTCTCGGCCAGGTCGCAAACCCCCTGCAGGTTGGCGATGATGCCGTCCATCGAGAACACGCCGTCGGTGGCGATCAGCCGGAAGCGGCAATCTTTCGCCTCCTTCAGCCGGGCCTCGAGATCAGCCATGTCGTTGTTGACGTAGCGGAAGCGCTTGGCCTTCGACAGCCTGACGCCGTCGATGATCGAGGCATGGTTCAGCGCGTCGGAGATGATGGCGTCCTCCTCGCCGAGCAGCGTCTCGAACAGGCCGCCATTGGCGTCGAAGCAGGAGCCGTAGAGGATGGTGTCGTCCATGCCGAGGAAGGACGAGATCGTCGCCTCCAGCTGCTTGTGCTCCTCCTGCGTGCCGCAGATGAAGCGCACCGAGGCCATGCCGTAGCCGTAGCGGTCGAGCGCATGCTTTGCCGCGTCGCGCAATTCGGCGCTGTCGGCGAGACCGAGATAGTTGTTGGCGCAGAAATTCAACACCTTTTGGCCGGCAACCTCGATCTCGGCCGATTGCATCGAGGCGATCACCCGCTCGGACTTGTAGAGTCCGGCCGTTTTCAGCCCCGCAAGTTCGCTGTCGATGTGGGAAAGGAATGCTGTGGTCATGATCCAACCCTGTTCGGTTTGACGCGGACTGTCGCCCCGCGTGGCTGAAAAATCCACCGCAAAAGCGACGGCTTCGGTGGTGCGGCGAAAGCTGGATGACATCCCGTTTTGGCGGCGCGTTCGACGATGCGTTCAAATGCATGGTTGCGGCGAAAGGACATGATAACCATTTCCGCAGCTTTCCCCCTCTGCGGGCGCAACAGGCGGGGCTGCTTGCCT
Coding sequences:
- a CDS encoding suppressor of fused domain protein — translated: MAWLPKRFLAGGPPGSGNSNNLYRKSVYTKELGEPDQLFPSKGPDDVEVLAFRRDFSLIDPAGNGFVLLTNGMSDRRMATPSTAGENIERRAELMWYVREPDSNIISNLKWLAEYPFIDNTWLGFGHRIEMPWSPVSGTDFRIFMFLTPVIAPDKRIAEALTIDHDDVTILCAHLISAAEYEFIKTVGLDPFLDMLDERHYPTVLDPKRTSYV
- the tdh gene encoding L-threonine 3-dehydrogenase gives rise to the protein MSNMMKALVKAKAEPGIWMEEVPVPEIGPNDVLIKVRKTAICGTDVHIYNWDQWAQKTVPVPMVTGHEFVGTVADFGAAVTEYKLGQRVSGEGHIVCGHCRNCRAGRGHLCRNTLGVGVNRPGAFGEYVAIPQHNVVPIPDDVPDEIAAIFDPLGNAVHTALSFDLVGEDVLVTGAGPIGIMGALVAQCVGARKVVITDINPVRLDLARKLGVQHVVDASKEKLRDVMPKLGMTEGFDVGLEMSGAAPAFRDMIDTMNNGGKIAILGIAPTGFEIDWNKVIFKMLHLKGIYGREMFETWYKMIALVQGPLDVSGLITHRIGIDDFQVGFDAMRSGNSGKVVMDW
- a CDS encoding MarR family transcriptional regulator, with amino-acid sequence MEPEILELENFLPYRLYRLADAVSREFSKIYRDRHDLTRPEWRTLSGLGQHGTMTATALGEQSAMHKTKVSRAVAELERRRWLTRTPDEKDRRVEHLALTKAGLAAYREMVPLAKAFERELLGKLGAEERGAIVKGVAELETCLGPDKVGANHVGLKG
- a CDS encoding glycine C-acetyltransferase gives rise to the protein MTTAFLSHIDSELAGLKTAGLYKSERVIASMQSAEIEVAGQKVLNFCANNYLGLADSAELRDAAKHALDRYGYGMASVRFICGTQEEHKQLEATISSFLGMDDTILYGSCFDANGGLFETLLGEEDAIISDALNHASIIDGVRLSKAKRFRYVNNDMADLEARLKEAKDCRFRLIATDGVFSMDGIIANLQGVCDLAEKYDAMVMVDDSHAVGFVGKHGRGSAEHCGVEGRVDIITGTLGKALGGASGGYTSGKAQVVDWLRQRSRPYLFSNTLMPAIAGASIKVFDMIRNGGALRERLYANAERFRSEMGKLGFTLAGADHPIIPVMLGDAALAQEMAARMLKRGIYVIGFSFPVVPKGQARIRTQMSAAHSIADIDRAVEAFGAVGRELGVIS